CCAGAGTACGACGGGGTAGCCGGCGGGAGCCCACGGTCCCTCGGCGGCCTCTTTAAGGGAGGGGGCGGAGCCACGTGAAAGGATCTCTAGGGTGAGGTCACGTGGTGTGGGGCACCTGCGGGGCACACTGGATATTTGGGGGAGCGTCGTCTTTGGGGTGGACACTGTGTGACATCCCTTCCCCCACTGAGACTTGTGCCTTGGAGTTCCATGGGGTGCACGTGGTGGGATTTGGGGATAGGCTCAGGCATGGGGGAGGTGGGCGTGACAACGCTTTATCAGCCAGGGTGCCATCGAAGTGGCTGATCTTAGGATTCCTAAGGTACGAGGGTTGCTCTGTGGTTACAAAGTGGCTCATTGCCTCTGCAATCCAGCCCCTAGGCCTTGTGCTTTCCAGCTTCCCATCCTCTTTCCTTGCAGCTCCAGACTTCCTGAGCCCAGGTCCCCCCAGCTCATCGCCAACATGAGTGCCGAAGTCAAGGTGACAGGGCAGAACCAGGAGCAATTTCTGCTTCTGGCCAAGTCCGCCAAGGGGGCAGCGCTGGCCACACTCATCCACCAGGTGCTGGAGGCCCCTGGTGTCTACGTGTTTGGGGAACTGCTGGATATGCCTAATGTTAGAGAGGTGGGTTCCTGACCTGGATAGCTCCCAAGGAGGCTTGGGGCTGAAGACTGAGAATGGGTGGACAGGGctcattttgcaaccccataaccATTCAGCTGAATAAGAGCTTGTGATTCAGAATAGGAGACCTGAGTCCAGCTTGTCTCCATCAATGTCATAGCTCTTAATAATTATATTACCTTGATTgtagtgtgtgttagttgctcagtcgtgtctaactcgttatgaccccatgaactgtagcccaccaggctcctctgtccgtgggattctccaggcaaggatactcgcataggttggcatttcctactccaggggatcttccccacgcagggatcaaaccccggtctcctgcattgcaggcaaattttttactggctgagccaccagagaagccttttACCTTAATCAGCTCACTTTTATTTTAGGacctacattttctttttaaaaaatggacatgggggcttccctcgaagtccagtggttaagactccaccttccaatgcagggggtggaggtttgatcccaggtggggaaactaaaatcccacatgccacatggtatggccacaaaaacaaaacaaaagagaccTGTTACTGCCCCTCAGTGTCGTAGAAATCCGGTGAGATTATGCGAAAGTGTAAAGTCTGGTACAAATAGAAGGAATGATTGTGAAATAGTCATGACCAGTTCTCTTCCCTTTACAGCATATGCGAATTCACTTAAGTTAGCTAAGGTAGAAGTTATCTTTTTCTTCAAGACACACAATAAGATGCTAGGAACACAGGGGAGAGAACTGTTCACACAGAAGTGATAGAGTTAAAAGTCCAGAGTAAGTAGGTTACCAGAGTAAGTGGGCACCAGCCCAAGCCCTGAGATACCATGACAGTGGTAGGTGGGTGAACTCGGAGTAAATTTTTTGAGGGCCAGTGATTGAGTCAATGCAGTTAGCCTTTCGGGATCCTTCTCATCCCAAAGAAAACTGGCTGCCTTCTTTCCCTGCTTTCCTCTGCAGTGGAATAAAAGAGAATCAAGGGGAAGGAAAAGAGGTAGGTTTTGGGTGCCTGTTTAGCACTCTGCTAGTCATCTGGGAATACCAGAAAAGTACAAGCCACGGGGCTCCCCTTCTGAAACGTACGTTCCAGTTGCGGAATTAAGACGAATGGATATCCATGTATAAATCACTTATTTAGCAAGTATTTATCAGCAGAGCCAAGTACATGCACATTTCTGCTAGACCTGAGTTGGATAGCAGGAACCAGGTCTGTAATCTTGTTGAAAAGACATTGTTAGGTAACGGCTTTGATGGACTAAGTGGGTGATCAGTGGTAGGAGGAGAGGAGGTCTGGGTGGACTGGCTTGGGTGATGCACACTCCCAGCTGAGGCCAGTCTGAAGCAGAGGCACCTCCTAATGCCTGCCCAGATCCTGCAGCTGTCAAGGGAGTGAGGCTAAGGCGGAAGTCCTTGGTGAATTGGGGAGTACAGCAGCTCCCTAAAGGTATTCAAATTCAGAAATACTAAATATACTCTAAGGATGAAACAACACAGTTTGTAATgtcttgggggtgtgtgtgtatgtgtgagatgTGTTAGATAACTAAACACTATGAAAGTTTTCAACTCTGACTTTAGGGTAGGAATTGGAGGCAGATGGAGGAAGAGGGTGTTGTGGGTCTGGGGGACAGAATCAACAAAGGCCTGGAGGTGAAATTGAGGCTTCCTTGGGGAGAGCAATCAGAAAGGCAGAGAATTCCTTTCGGTGAGCTGGGAGAGCTAATGTTGGAGGGGAAAGTTGGGCCCGGAGACTGGAGTTCAAACAGGCAGTCtggagggtggagagagaggcCCTTCCTGTCACCACTTCTCTCCCCTCGTCTTCCCGCAGCTGGCTGAGAGCGACTTCGCTTCCACGTTTCGGCTGCTGACGGTGTTTGCTTACGGGACGTACGCTGACTACTTAGGTAACTGGATGGGGTGGAGCTCTGGAGACTGGAGGTGGGAGAAAGGCAGTTTACAGAGGGACTTAGAAGACATTCCTGGGGTACCTGACGTAGATCCCTTGGATACACAGGGTCAGGGTCAAGACCTGAATTAGCatggaaaactcaaaaaaaaaaaaaataataaggaaggAGGCTAGGACTTCCCACAAAAGTGCAAATCAGGATTTcctacactttatttttttctagccgAAGCCCGGAATCTTCCCCCACTGACAGAGGCTCAGAAGAATAAGCTTCGACACCTATCGGTCGTCACCTTGGCTGCCAAAGTCAAGGTGAGTGACAGTCCCCATTGGGTCCTGAGTCACAGAACACCTTTCTGTATGTCCCTTCTCGAGGGTCTATCGGAAGGAAACGATCGCTGTATTGCTTCTTCTTGCCTCCCTGCCAAGGCCCTCCAGGGCCTACATCTGAACTCCATTACCTTCGGCCTTTGGGGCTGAATATGATTCTCctagttttctcttttgcttttcagcCAACTCAGGTTCTAAGGAAAACACCTTTTGTGTTTGGATTCAGAATAGCAGCAAGGATGCTGCTGACTGTGTCCTTCaacagccccctcctccctcctaagGAACTACGATCCTGCAAGCTATAGCATgtgaccaaaaagaaagaaatctataaCCCAGAAGTGTTACATATTTGTATTCCCTGTTGGGTCCTGTTTTTGACTATCCCCCCGCCCATCTGCATCTCCCAGTTGTTACCTCACTCTCCGTCATGCTTATGGTTTTACTTAAACCAGGATGTCTCCTGTGATATGCCTCTTTGGAAGTAGATGGAGTAACTCCAGACCTCCCCCACACCACATCCTCCCGAGATGTCAGGGTTGTCTTCACCAGTCCGTGTGCTGTCCTGAGCTGAGCTGGAGGATGGACATTTAGGCAGATGTCCCCCTGTGGTGGAGGCAGTAGAGGACTCGGGGAGCCTgcttatgtgctaagtcactgcagtcatgtcaggctctttgtgatcccttggactgtagcccaccaagctccactgtcaatgggattctccaggcaagagtactggagtgggttgccatgccctcctccaggggctcctcccgagccagggatcgaacccaggtctcttacgtctcctgcattggtcagcgggttctttaccactagcgccacctgggaagcccaggggacCATATGTCTTTTATTAAGATTGTCCTCCTCACCCTGTTATTTCTCAAGTAGGAATACTTGTTATTTATGTTGCTTTAGAACCAGCCTCTTAGAGGAGGTGATCAGGAGTAGGAgtggagggtgggcagggggaCGGAAAGAAGGGGGTCTTGGAAGCCCGTCTCTGCTGCGGCCCCACACAGACCCCACCGCCCTTGGGCCCCAGTGTATCCCCTATGCAGTGCTGCTGGAGGCGCTGGCCCTGCGCAACGTGAGGCAGCTAGAAGACCTGGTCATCGAGGCTGTGTACGCCGATGTGCTGCGCGGCTCCCTGGACCAGCGCCACCAGCGGCTGGAGGTCGACTACAGCATTGGGCGGGACATCCAGCGCCAGGATCTCAGGGCCATCGCCCGGACCCTACAGGAGTGGTGAGACCCCAGAGAGGGAGGGGCGctttggagagggaggagggctgGGCAGGGCAGAGGACGGAGGAGACTTccgaagggaaggaggagggggaagcaTGCCTGGAGTACCTGGTGTGGGCGGGGGTGGTAGCCTTGAGTGGTAGTCCCCTGAGGGGTGGGTCACCTGTCTCAGGCTGGATGCAGCCCCCCCATCTGTGACCAGCACTGTCCACAGGCCACTGGCCTCTGCCAAGTCTGTTTTCTCGTGTTCTTGTCTGACTTCAGTTTGTTAACAcaccttccttttttccctctgtaaCTTTTCCCACCCAGTTTCTGTTTTAGCTCCTACTCCCATTTTGAAGGGGCTTCCATggtaggtaaagaacctgcctgcaatgcagaagacgggttcagtccctgggttgggaagatctcctggaaaagggaatggcaacccactccagtatccgtgcctggagaattacatggacagaggagcctggcgggctacagtccatggggtcgcagagactcggacacgactgagcgactaaccctttcCCTTTCCCATCTTGCATGTCACTGCAGGCACTGCCTGTCTCCTCCCATGTCCTCCCTGAGTGTCCTTCTGTCCTGGGAATTTTGTCACAGGCGGTCTCCAGGTGCCCTGGCGAAGCTTCTCGCTCAGACAGGGTTCCCGACACCAGGACCGAGGGCTCTCCCTGAGTCTTTCCCTCGTGAGTCTGTGGTCAGCGCCCTCCCGTGCTGACCGCCTCCCCGCCAACTCCCACAGGTGTCTGGGCTGCGAGGTGGTCCTGTCAGGCATCGAGGAGCAGGTGAGCCGGGCCAACCAGCACAAGGAGCAGCAGCTGGGCCTGAAGCAGCAGATCGAGAGCGAGGTGAGCGGCTGGGGGGCCAGCCGGCCGGACCCAGCTCCTCCTCCGGCCCGGGCCGCTTGTCCCAGGCAGAGGGATTTGGACAGTGGCGGCGGAGACACACCAGCTGGGCAGGGCCGGTCAGGGTCTTGAACCTTCCTTGTttccccccctttccttttcctctgggtAGGTCGCCAACCTGAAGAAAACCATTAAGGTTACAACAGCCGCAGCAGCTGCGGCCACGTCTCAGGACCCCGAGCAGCACCTGGCTGAGCTGAGGGAGCCGGCCCCGGGCACCAACCAGCGCCAGCCCAGCAAAAAAGCCTCCAAGGGCAAGGGGTGAGCGGGTGTGGGGGCCACTCGAGTCCAGGCTgccttctcctgcctccctcaTCCCTTCAGGCGCTTGTGGGGGTCAGGAATGGGGGGTTGCAGTGCCTAGCAGTTCCCTACAGCCCCTGCTGTCTCTCTTTCCCCCTTGCCAGGCTCCGAGGGAGCGCCAAGATTTGGTCCAAGTCGAACTGAAAGGACTGTCGTTTCTTCTTGGGATGTGGGGTGCTCACTGCCCACCCGCCCACCCTGTAGGAGTCCTCAGCCTTCCTGTGCCCCTGGCCAGCTGATAATCTAGGTTcctgacccccacccctgccggctcccctccctgctcctccactcccacccccaagCATAGGCCACATCTTCTCCAGGGTCATGGTTTTGTTGGTACTTTTTGTTTCACATGACTTTCTTACATGTTCcattgtcccctcctcctccccgccaCGCTCTTTGCCCTGTTTCTTTAGGACCCAGCATCTGCCCCTGTTGACTACACGCCACCATCCCCAGCATaaaccccccccccgcccccccctgcAAGTTTCTTCCCTGCCGCCCATGCCTTGCATGCCTCTCCccgcctgccccccgcccccgccctgcaGCCTGTTCAGGCAGCATCCAAAGAGCCATAGGGCTCCCACCTTTGTTCCCACGCGGAGAGCTCTGGGAGCCAGCCTGCCATTCTAGGAGTTGCTGGACACTTGTAGCCTAGAATCT
This genomic stretch from Cervus elaphus chromosome 22, mCerEla1.1, whole genome shotgun sequence harbors:
- the COPS7A gene encoding COP9 signalosome complex subunit 7a, with translation MSAEVKVTGQNQEQFLLLAKSAKGAALATLIHQVLEAPGVYVFGELLDMPNVRELAESDFASTFRLLTVFAYGTYADYLAEARNLPPLTEAQKNKLRHLSVVTLAAKVKCIPYAVLLEALALRNVRQLEDLVIEAVYADVLRGSLDQRHQRLEVDYSIGRDIQRQDLRAIARTLQEWCLGCEVVLSGIEEQVSRANQHKEQQLGLKQQIESEVANLKKTIKVTTAAAAAATSQDPEQHLAELREPAPGTNQRQPSKKASKGKGLRGSAKIWSKSN